In the Ruminococcus sp. OA3 genome, one interval contains:
- the yihA gene encoding ribosome biogenesis GTP-binding protein YihA/YsxC: protein MVIKNVSLDIVCGITSVLPENTMPEIAFAGKSNVGKSSLINGLMNRKALARTSAQPGKTQTINFYNVNDALYLVDLPGYGYAKVSVAVKEQWGKMIERYLHQSKVLKAVFLLIDIRHEPSANDKAMYDWILHNGFQPIIIATKLDKLKKSQVSRHIKMIKQGLQVVEGTPVVPFSAQTKQGRDEIWELIELFMTMEREE, encoded by the coding sequence ATGGTTATAAAAAATGTATCGCTTGATATTGTCTGTGGAATTACCAGCGTGCTGCCTGAAAATACAATGCCGGAGATTGCATTTGCGGGGAAGTCGAATGTGGGTAAATCATCCCTGATCAACGGTCTGATGAACCGCAAAGCGCTGGCGAGGACAAGTGCACAGCCGGGAAAAACGCAGACGATAAACTTTTATAATGTAAATGACGCGCTGTATCTTGTGGACCTGCCCGGGTATGGATATGCCAAAGTGTCTGTGGCAGTCAAGGAACAGTGGGGAAAGATGATCGAGCGTTACCTGCATCAGTCAAAAGTTTTGAAAGCAGTTTTTCTGCTGATCGATATCCGCCATGAGCCTTCTGCGAATGACAAGGCTATGTATGACTGGATCCTGCACAATGGATTTCAGCCGATCATCATTGCAACAAAGCTGGATAAACTGAAAAAGAGTCAGGTATCCAGACATATAAAAATGATAAAACAGGGACTTCAGGTAGTCGAAGGGACCCCGGTCGTTCCATTTTCAGCACAGACGAAGCAGGGACGGGACGAGATATGGGAACTGATCGAACTGTTTATGACGATGGAACGCGAGGAATAG